One window of Robiginitalea biformata HTCC2501 genomic DNA carries:
- a CDS encoding HEPN domain-containing protein produces the protein MKSFRTELENPVVEKDIVELERKIRQFREGELNEEKFRSLRLARGVYGQRQPGVQMVRIKLPYGKVTARQLHRIADVSDTYSTGILHITTRQDIQIHYVDLDRTPELWAELERDAVTLREACGNTVRNVTASETAGIDPGEPFDVSPYAQALFEYFLRNPVGQEMGRKFKVSFSASDADTGLSYMHDLGFIARVEAGRRGFKVLVGGGLGAQPRHADVLYEFLPQEQIIPLMERVLRVFDRYGERKSRAKARMKFLIRDIGLDRFRELLAEETPGIPVREYPIDAEAYPQPRPASTPPDIPVPADMEAYQAWKRTNTIRQKQDGYVAVGLRVFLGNFTTRQARQLADLVARYAASEIRLSLRQNILIPFVREAWLPYFHNELEKIGLAQPGYNTAADITACPGTDTCNLGIASSTGIATELERVIAAEYPDFIHNPDVVIKISGCMNACGQHNMAHIGFQGMSVRTRDKRVAPALQVLLGGGNRGGGEGIFADKVIKIPSKRGPQALRIILDDYLENGGGQPYDRYYQEQGQHYFYDKLKPLSDVSDLTPEDFIDWGTDKKYEKAIGIGECAGVVIDLISTLLLEAEEKLEDAQKALEAGKWAASIYYAYSAQIHAAKALLTSEDVAVNSHAAILKDFDTHFIDQPRGFGNDSFRQAVLRMNRHAPDAGFAREYLEQARNFLSEASAFRQKELSHAS, from the coding sequence ATGAAAAGCTTTCGCACAGAATTGGAGAACCCGGTGGTTGAGAAGGATATTGTTGAACTGGAACGGAAGATCCGGCAGTTCCGCGAGGGCGAGCTCAATGAGGAGAAGTTCCGAAGCCTCCGGCTGGCCCGCGGCGTTTACGGCCAACGGCAACCCGGGGTGCAGATGGTACGGATCAAACTTCCCTACGGAAAAGTGACTGCGCGGCAACTGCACCGCATTGCCGATGTTTCCGACACCTATTCTACCGGGATCCTCCATATTACCACACGACAGGACATCCAGATCCACTATGTGGACCTGGACCGAACCCCCGAACTGTGGGCGGAACTCGAAAGGGATGCCGTCACGCTTCGGGAAGCATGCGGGAATACGGTCCGCAATGTAACGGCCAGTGAGACCGCGGGGATCGACCCCGGGGAACCTTTCGACGTATCCCCCTATGCGCAGGCGCTTTTCGAATATTTCCTGAGGAACCCGGTAGGGCAGGAGATGGGTCGGAAATTCAAGGTGTCTTTTTCCGCATCGGATGCGGACACCGGGCTTTCCTATATGCACGATCTCGGGTTTATCGCCCGGGTGGAAGCCGGCCGGCGGGGATTCAAAGTCCTGGTTGGGGGCGGCCTGGGTGCCCAGCCGCGCCATGCGGACGTGCTGTACGAATTCCTGCCCCAGGAACAGATTATCCCGTTAATGGAGCGGGTTCTCCGGGTCTTTGACCGGTATGGGGAACGGAAAAGCCGGGCCAAGGCCCGGATGAAATTCCTCATCAGGGATATTGGCCTGGACCGGTTCCGGGAGCTGTTGGCCGAGGAAACCCCCGGGATTCCCGTCAGGGAATATCCCATCGACGCGGAGGCCTATCCGCAACCCCGGCCTGCTTCGACTCCCCCTGATATCCCGGTTCCTGCGGACATGGAGGCCTACCAGGCGTGGAAACGCACCAATACCATCCGGCAGAAGCAGGACGGGTATGTGGCGGTTGGGCTTCGGGTCTTCCTGGGGAATTTCACTACCCGGCAAGCGCGTCAATTGGCCGACCTGGTTGCCAGGTACGCCGCTTCGGAAATCCGGCTCAGCCTCCGCCAGAATATCCTGATCCCATTTGTCCGGGAAGCCTGGTTGCCGTATTTCCACAATGAACTCGAAAAAATCGGCCTGGCCCAACCCGGGTACAATACGGCCGCGGACATTACGGCCTGCCCGGGTACGGATACCTGCAACCTGGGGATTGCCAGCAGTACGGGAATCGCGACGGAACTCGAAAGGGTAATTGCAGCGGAATACCCGGACTTTATCCACAACCCGGACGTGGTTATCAAGATCAGCGGGTGCATGAACGCCTGCGGGCAGCACAACATGGCTCATATCGGTTTCCAGGGCATGTCGGTTCGTACCCGCGACAAACGGGTGGCACCGGCCCTACAGGTATTGCTGGGTGGCGGTAACCGCGGCGGGGGTGAAGGGATTTTCGCCGACAAGGTGATCAAAATTCCGTCCAAGCGGGGTCCCCAGGCGCTGCGCATTATCCTGGACGATTACCTGGAAAACGGCGGCGGCCAACCCTACGATCGCTATTACCAGGAACAGGGGCAGCATTACTTTTACGACAAGCTCAAGCCGCTTTCCGATGTTTCCGACCTGACCCCGGAAGATTTTATCGATTGGGGCACTGATAAAAAGTACGAGAAGGCGATCGGCATAGGGGAATGTGCCGGGGTGGTCATCGACCTGATTTCCACCTTGCTGCTCGAAGCGGAAGAGAAATTGGAGGACGCGCAAAAGGCCCTGGAAGCGGGCAAATGGGCCGCTTCTATCTACTATGCCTACAGTGCGCAAATCCACGCAGCCAAGGCACTGCTCACTTCCGAGGACGTCGCGGTAAATTCCCATGCGGCCATCCTGAAAGATTTTGACACCCATTTTATCGACCAGCCGCGCGGATTCGGGAACGATTCGTTTCGACAGGCCGTATTGCGGATGAACCGCCATGCGCCGGACGCCGGCTTTGCAAGGGAATACCTGGAACAGGCGCGCAACTTCCTCTCCGAAGCTTCAGCCTTCCGACAAAAAGAACTCAGCCATGCGTCCTGA
- a CDS encoding phosphoadenosine phosphosulfate reductase domain-containing protein has protein sequence MVISESQVRHLNQQLKGIPPEEIISWALDRAKRPVLTTNFRPYEVAILHAVTDIDRRVPVIWCDTGYNTPQTYRHAEELIVKLQLDIRLYVPKQTAAHRDAIMGIPDIEDPRHELFTEQVKLEPFRRAMSEHRPDVWFTNLRKGQTAHRDTLDILSLSKDGILKVSPFYYWNDSQLDVYLASRDLPNEHTYFDPTKVLENRECGLHT, from the coding sequence ATGGTTATCTCCGAATCTCAGGTCCGACACCTGAACCAGCAACTGAAAGGCATTCCGCCGGAAGAAATTATTTCCTGGGCCCTGGACCGGGCAAAACGGCCGGTACTCACCACGAATTTCAGGCCGTATGAGGTCGCCATCCTGCATGCCGTAACGGACATCGACCGACGCGTTCCGGTAATTTGGTGCGACACGGGCTACAATACCCCGCAAACCTACCGGCATGCCGAAGAACTCATTGTCAAACTCCAACTCGATATCCGGCTCTACGTTCCCAAACAGACGGCGGCCCATCGGGATGCCATTATGGGTATCCCCGATATCGAGGACCCCCGCCACGAATTGTTTACCGAACAGGTGAAGTTGGAACCCTTCCGGCGCGCCATGTCGGAACACCGCCCGGACGTGTGGTTCACGAACCTGAGGAAGGGGCAGACGGCACACCGGGACACCCTGGATATCCTGAGCCTGAGCAAGGACGGGATCCTCAAGGTAAGCCCGTTCTATTACTGGAACGACTCGCAGCTGGACGTCTACCTGGCATCCCGAGACCTGCCGAACGAGCATACGTATTTTGACCCGACCAAGGTGCTCGAGAATCGGGAGTGCGGCCTGCACACCTGA
- a CDS encoding RrF2 family transcriptional regulator has product MLSKKTKYGLKALTYLAAQKDREPVQIAEIARHENISQKFLESILLTLRKNGFLGSKKGKGGGYYLIKDPGEIRMTSVMRVLEGPIAMVPCVSLNFYEPCDDCPDESACSVHKLMLMVRDSALAVYRNHTLADFV; this is encoded by the coding sequence ATGCTATCCAAGAAAACGAAATACGGGCTCAAGGCGCTCACCTACCTGGCTGCGCAGAAAGACAGGGAACCCGTTCAGATTGCCGAAATCGCCCGGCACGAGAATATTTCCCAGAAGTTCCTCGAAAGCATCCTCCTGACGCTTCGCAAAAACGGATTCCTGGGGTCCAAAAAGGGGAAGGGCGGAGGCTACTACCTGATTAAGGACCCGGGTGAAATCCGGATGACCAGCGTCATGCGGGTACTGGAAGGACCCATCGCCATGGTACCCTGCGTCAGCCTGAATTTTTATGAACCCTGCGATGATTGCCCGGACGAATCTGCCTGCTCGGTCCATAAGCTGATGCTCATGGTGCGCGACAGCGCCCTGGCCGTATACCGGAACCATACGCTGGCCGATTTTGTGTAG
- a CDS encoding trans-sulfuration enzyme family protein, with protein sequence MKKRHQPETEAIRTQINRTEFLEHSAPLYLSSSFVFEDAEDMRASFAEEKERTIYSRYSNPNTSEWIEKVCKMEGAEDGFAFASGMAAVFSTFAALLNSGDHVVSSRSVFGSTHTLFTQVFPKWNISHSYFRYDRLEEAEALIRPETRILYAESPTNPGVDVLDLEALGQLARKHNLLLVIDNCFATPYLQQPIRFGADLVIHSGTKLMDGQGRVLAGITVGSRELIDRVYRFSRITGPALSPFNAWLLSKSMETLAVRVDRHCENALKIAEFLSSHPKVNWVKYPFLKTHPQYELAKKQMKAGGCVVAFEVQGGVDGGRTFFDQIELLSLSANLGDTRSIVTHPASTTHSKLSPEDRLESGITDGMVRISVGLEHPDDICADLGQALDAVK encoded by the coding sequence ATGAAAAAGAGACATCAGCCAGAGACGGAAGCCATCCGTACGCAGATCAACCGGACGGAGTTCCTCGAACACTCCGCACCGCTTTACCTGTCTTCCAGCTTTGTATTTGAGGACGCCGAAGATATGCGGGCGTCTTTTGCCGAGGAAAAGGAGCGGACCATTTACTCCCGCTACTCAAACCCGAATACCTCCGAATGGATTGAGAAAGTTTGCAAGATGGAAGGGGCCGAAGACGGTTTTGCCTTTGCGTCCGGGATGGCCGCGGTATTTTCCACCTTTGCCGCCTTGCTCAACAGCGGCGACCACGTAGTGTCTTCCCGTTCCGTTTTCGGGTCTACCCACACGCTGTTTACGCAGGTTTTCCCCAAGTGGAATATCAGCCATTCCTACTTCCGCTACGACCGTCTGGAGGAGGCCGAGGCGCTCATCCGCCCGGAAACGCGGATCCTCTATGCGGAATCGCCTACGAATCCCGGAGTGGATGTGCTGGACCTGGAGGCCCTCGGGCAACTGGCCCGTAAGCACAACCTGCTGCTTGTCATCGACAATTGTTTTGCCACGCCGTACCTCCAGCAGCCCATCCGGTTCGGGGCCGACCTGGTCATTCATTCCGGAACCAAGCTCATGGACGGTCAGGGGCGTGTGCTGGCGGGGATTACCGTGGGCAGCAGGGAACTGATAGACCGGGTATACAGGTTTTCCCGGATTACCGGCCCGGCGCTCTCACCGTTCAATGCCTGGCTCCTGTCCAAGAGCATGGAAACCCTTGCGGTACGGGTAGACCGCCATTGCGAGAATGCGCTGAAAATCGCCGAGTTCCTCTCGTCCCACCCCAAGGTGAACTGGGTGAAATACCCTTTTCTAAAGACCCACCCGCAATATGAACTGGCCAAGAAGCAAATGAAAGCAGGGGGGTGCGTAGTCGCCTTTGAGGTGCAGGGGGGCGTCGATGGCGGTAGGACATTCTTTGACCAGATCGAACTGCTTTCGCTATCCGCCAACCTGGGGGATACCCGCAGCATCGTCACCCACCCGGCTTCCACCACCCACAGCAAACTGAGCCCGGAAGACCGCCTGGAATCCGGGATAACCGACGGGATGGTGCGAATATCCGTGGGCCTGGAACACCCGGATGATATCTGCGCCGACCTGGGGCAGGCCCTGGATGCCGTAAAATAG
- the thrA gene encoding bifunctional aspartate kinase/homoserine dehydrogenase I, with translation MEASPLQHIQLNAFTTEKGVTQQIELSYQLFGRKLHTAPVVLVNHALTGNSNVAGPDGWWTSLVGPGKCIDTETYTVLCFNVPGNGYDGFLIENYKDFIAGDIARIFLLGLEYLGIHKLFALIGGSLGGGIAWEMAALRPDLATHLIPVASDWKSTDWLIANCQIQEQFLVNSSQPVHDARMHAMLCYRTPESFKQRFRRSTNEESRLFNVESWLLHHGKKLQERFQLAAYKLTNQLLKTIDITRGGEEAFQRLQQSATHIHIIGVDSDLFFTAAENKETYKQLAQVNSNVTYGEIHSVHGHDAFLIEFDQMEQLLQDVFGGTGQRPLKVLKFGGKSLANGEGIDRVLDIISARVAEKERVAVVLSAREKATDQLEELLELAADGKDYSEAFSRFENYQRHTFSNVGLGDSFEAIARLLEGVRLLGDYSPKIKDQVLAQGELLSARLITKLLIGRGLNAVLVDARELIRTDSGFGNAQVLDEVSRENVNRFFSGLQADTVAVVTGFIASNALGETTTLGRNGSNYTASLLANYLNAAELQNYTHVNGIYTANPDLVPGARRIEQLSYSEANELANFGATILHAKTIIPLLEKNIPLRILNTFDGDGEGTLISARSSRDGIRSLSVIEHEALIHLEGRGLLGKVGVDARIFKALGQSGINVGIISQGSSERGIGLVVRADAAQRAKAALEAEFEEDFRNQDITRIHMTSDVSVISIVGQDLSTFHKPYNALIRNQVIPLLFNNTVTGKNVSLVVRKADTLKALNVMHGQIFGISKKINLAVFGVGTVGSTLMHQLLASADKIEARKGIRLNVFAVANSTRLLLDEAGVGADWSSRLSSAPEGYQLTELFDYARSHHLENLVAVDNTASEDFVARYFDFVENGFDLVSSNKVANTLGYDFYSLLREELESHQKQYLYETNVGAGLPLIDTIQLLHLSGENITRIRGVFSGSLSYIFNTFSRGGTSFSACVQAALDKGFTEPDPREDLSGNDVGRKLLILARELDLQNEFGDVSIENLIPKELRGGTREEFLESLSQLDDHFGAIRDRQEAGHVLRYVGDLSGDLQQDKGNLEVKLVSVPADSPLGQVKDADSLIEIYTESYGKRPLVIQGAGAGAAVTARGVFGDILRIAEKGFAD, from the coding sequence ATGGAAGCATCGCCATTGCAACATATCCAGTTAAACGCCTTTACCACCGAAAAAGGCGTTACCCAGCAGATCGAGCTGTCGTACCAGCTCTTCGGGAGGAAACTCCACACGGCCCCCGTTGTGCTGGTAAACCACGCCCTCACGGGAAATTCCAACGTCGCCGGGCCGGACGGCTGGTGGACGTCCCTGGTGGGCCCGGGCAAGTGCATCGACACGGAGACTTACACGGTACTCTGTTTTAATGTTCCCGGAAACGGCTATGACGGTTTCCTGATAGAGAATTACAAGGATTTTATCGCCGGGGACATTGCGCGCATCTTCCTCCTGGGTCTGGAATACCTCGGCATCCACAAGCTCTTTGCCCTGATTGGCGGCTCCCTGGGGGGCGGGATTGCCTGGGAGATGGCAGCTCTGCGCCCGGATTTGGCAACCCACCTGATCCCGGTGGCTTCCGACTGGAAGTCGACAGACTGGCTCATCGCCAATTGCCAGATACAGGAGCAATTCCTGGTAAATTCCTCCCAACCCGTACACGATGCGCGGATGCACGCCATGCTCTGTTACCGGACCCCCGAGTCGTTTAAGCAGCGTTTTCGCCGGAGTACAAACGAGGAGTCCCGGTTGTTCAACGTCGAAAGCTGGCTGCTCCACCACGGCAAGAAGCTGCAGGAACGTTTTCAGCTGGCGGCTTACAAGCTCACCAACCAGCTCCTGAAGACCATCGATATTACAAGGGGCGGGGAAGAGGCCTTCCAGCGGCTCCAGCAAAGCGCCACGCATATCCATATCATCGGGGTGGATTCCGATTTGTTTTTTACGGCTGCCGAAAACAAGGAGACCTATAAACAGCTCGCCCAGGTCAATTCCAATGTCACCTACGGGGAAATCCATTCCGTGCACGGGCACGATGCCTTCCTGATAGAATTCGACCAGATGGAACAGCTGCTGCAGGACGTTTTCGGTGGCACCGGACAGCGTCCCCTGAAGGTGCTGAAGTTCGGCGGGAAATCCCTGGCCAACGGCGAGGGCATTGACCGCGTCCTGGATATCATTTCGGCACGCGTAGCGGAAAAGGAACGCGTAGCGGTGGTGTTGTCCGCACGGGAAAAGGCCACGGACCAGCTCGAAGAACTGCTGGAACTGGCCGCGGACGGGAAGGATTACAGCGAGGCTTTCAGCCGTTTCGAAAACTATCAGCGGCACACGTTCTCCAATGTCGGTCTGGGGGATTCCTTTGAAGCGATTGCGAGGCTGCTGGAAGGGGTACGCCTGCTGGGCGATTACAGCCCGAAGATCAAAGACCAGGTCCTGGCCCAGGGAGAGTTGCTGTCTGCCCGGCTGATAACCAAGCTGTTGATCGGCAGGGGCCTGAACGCCGTACTCGTAGATGCGCGTGAGCTGATCCGTACGGACTCGGGCTTCGGGAACGCCCAGGTACTGGACGAAGTATCCCGGGAAAACGTCAACCGCTTTTTCTCCGGGCTCCAGGCAGACACCGTGGCCGTCGTCACGGGGTTCATCGCATCCAACGCCCTGGGGGAGACCACCACGCTGGGCCGCAATGGGAGCAATTACACGGCTTCCCTGCTGGCCAACTACCTGAACGCTGCCGAATTGCAGAATTACACCCATGTCAACGGCATCTACACGGCGAACCCGGACCTGGTCCCCGGCGCCCGGCGCATCGAACAGCTTTCCTATTCGGAGGCCAACGAACTGGCCAATTTCGGGGCGACGATCCTCCATGCCAAAACCATTATTCCGCTCCTGGAGAAGAATATCCCGTTGCGCATCCTAAATACCTTTGACGGGGACGGGGAGGGTACGCTGATCAGCGCCCGGTCCAGCCGGGACGGTATCCGCTCCCTTTCGGTCATCGAGCACGAGGCCCTGATCCACCTGGAGGGACGGGGGCTGCTCGGCAAGGTCGGCGTGGATGCCCGGATTTTCAAGGCGCTCGGACAGAGCGGGATCAATGTGGGGATTATCTCCCAGGGTTCCTCGGAACGGGGTATCGGTCTGGTGGTACGGGCGGATGCGGCGCAGCGCGCCAAGGCAGCGCTCGAAGCGGAGTTCGAGGAGGATTTTCGCAACCAGGACATCACCCGGATCCACATGACTTCGGACGTCTCGGTCATTTCTATCGTGGGGCAGGACCTGAGCACCTTCCACAAACCGTATAACGCGCTGATCCGCAACCAGGTGATCCCCTTGTTGTTCAACAATACAGTGACCGGCAAGAACGTCAGCCTGGTGGTCCGCAAAGCCGATACGCTCAAGGCGCTGAACGTGATGCACGGACAGATTTTCGGGATCAGCAAGAAGATCAACCTGGCGGTGTTCGGCGTGGGGACGGTTGGCAGCACGCTGATGCACCAGCTCCTCGCCTCGGCAGACAAGATCGAGGCGCGCAAAGGCATCCGCCTGAATGTCTTTGCGGTGGCCAACTCCACCCGGCTGTTGCTCGACGAGGCAGGCGTGGGAGCGGACTGGAGTTCCCGCTTGTCCAGCGCCCCGGAGGGTTACCAGCTTACGGAGCTGTTCGACTACGCCCGGTCGCACCACCTGGAGAACCTGGTTGCCGTGGACAATACGGCCAGCGAGGATTTTGTGGCCCGGTATTTCGATTTTGTGGAGAACGGGTTCGACCTGGTTTCCTCCAACAAGGTCGCCAATACGCTGGGATACGATTTCTACAGCCTCCTGAGGGAGGAACTCGAATCCCATCAGAAGCAGTACCTGTACGAAACAAATGTCGGGGCCGGCCTGCCGCTGATCGACACCATACAGCTCCTGCATCTGTCCGGGGAGAACATTACGCGTATCCGCGGGGTGTTTTCCGGGTCGCTCAGTTATATTTTTAATACCTTTTCCCGGGGAGGAACCTCGTTTTCTGCCTGCGTTCAGGCAGCTTTGGACAAAGGATTTACCGAGCCGGACCCCCGGGAAGACCTCTCGGGCAACGATGTGGGGCGCAAACTCCTTATCCTCGCCCGCGAACTCGACCTGCAGAACGAATTCGGGGATGTATCCATCGAAAACCTGATTCCCAAAGAACTGCGGGGCGGGACCCGGGAGGAATTCCTGGAATCCCTGTCCCAACTCGATGATCACTTCGGGGCCATCCGCGACCGGCAGGAGGCGGGCCATGTACTTCGCTATGTGGGCGACCTGTCCGGCGACTTGCAGCAGGACAAGGGCAACCTGGAAGTGAAGCTGGTATCCGTGCCCGCCGACAGCCCGCTCGGCCAGGTAAAGGATGCGGATTCCCTGATAGAGATTTACACGGAATCCTACGGGAAACGACCCCTGGTGATCCAGGGGGCGGGTGCCGGTGCAGCCGTTACCGCCCGGGGCGTTTTCGGGGACATTCTTCGCATTGCCGAGAAGGGATTTGCAGATTAA
- the metK gene encoding methionine adenosyltransferase: protein MPYLFTSESVSEGHPDKVADQISDALLDNFLAFDAESKVACETLVTTGQVVLAGEVRSHTYVDLQQITREVINDIGYTKGAYQFSGDSCGVISLIHEQSQEINQGVDRGDKKLQGAGDQGMMFGYATRETDNYMPLALDIANRILQELAALRRESDAIPYLRPDAKAQVTIEYSDDDQPQRIDTIVISTQHDPFDPDDAAMLARIKKDLLQILIPRVVAGLPERLRGLFDERIKYHINPTGKFVIGGPHGDTGLTGRKIIVDTYGGKGAHGGGAFSGKDPSKVDRSAAYAARHAAKNLVAAGVADEILVQVSYAIGVVEPTSINVTTYGTSRVNLTDGQIGAKVAELFDMRPFAIEERLKLRNPIYLETAAYGHMGKEPRVVTKVFESPYNGRVTKEVELFTWEKLDAVDAVREAFGL from the coding sequence ATGCCGTATTTATTCACATCCGAATCCGTAAGCGAGGGACATCCCGATAAGGTCGCCGACCAGATCAGCGATGCGCTCCTCGATAATTTCCTCGCCTTTGACGCCGAGAGCAAGGTTGCCTGCGAAACCCTGGTGACCACCGGGCAGGTGGTCCTGGCCGGAGAGGTCAGGAGCCATACCTACGTAGACCTGCAACAGATTACCCGGGAGGTGATCAACGACATCGGCTATACCAAAGGCGCCTACCAGTTCAGCGGGGATTCCTGCGGGGTGATTTCCCTTATCCACGAGCAATCCCAGGAAATCAACCAGGGGGTGGACCGGGGGGATAAAAAACTTCAGGGTGCCGGGGACCAGGGCATGATGTTCGGGTATGCCACCCGGGAGACCGACAATTATATGCCCCTGGCGCTGGACATCGCCAACCGGATCCTTCAGGAGCTCGCCGCGCTTCGCCGGGAATCCGATGCGATTCCGTATCTGCGCCCGGACGCCAAGGCACAGGTAACCATCGAATACTCCGATGACGACCAGCCGCAGCGTATCGATACGATTGTCATCTCCACCCAGCACGACCCGTTTGACCCGGACGACGCCGCAATGCTGGCCCGGATCAAGAAGGACCTGCTGCAAATACTGATTCCCCGGGTAGTGGCCGGCCTGCCAGAACGGTTGCGGGGCCTGTTCGACGAGCGGATCAAATACCATATCAACCCGACGGGTAAATTTGTTATCGGCGGACCCCACGGGGATACGGGCCTCACGGGCCGTAAGATCATCGTGGATACCTACGGGGGCAAAGGTGCCCACGGAGGCGGTGCCTTCAGCGGCAAGGACCCGAGCAAGGTAGACCGAAGTGCGGCTTATGCTGCCCGCCATGCGGCCAAAAACCTGGTGGCAGCCGGGGTGGCCGACGAGATCCTCGTACAGGTGAGCTATGCCATTGGGGTGGTGGAGCCAACCTCCATCAACGTAACGACCTACGGCACCTCCAGGGTTAATCTCACCGACGGGCAGATCGGGGCGAAAGTTGCCGAACTGTTCGATATGCGGCCCTTTGCCATTGAGGAAAGGCTGAAGCTGCGAAACCCCATCTACCTGGAGACCGCCGCCTACGGACACATGGGCAAAGAACCCCGCGTGGTTACCAAGGTGTTTGAATCCCCGTACAACGGGCGGGTGACCAAGGAGGTGGAACTCTTTACCTGGGAGAAGCTGGACGCCGTGGACGCGGTCAGGGAAGCCTTTGGCCTGTAG
- a CDS encoding deoxynucleoside kinase encodes MHIAVAGNIGAGKTTLTKLLSKHYQWDAHFEDVVDNPYLDDFYTQMERWSFNLQIYFLNSRYRQILRIRESGKDVIQDRTIYEDAHIFAPNLHAMGLMTNRDFQNYTSLFELMETLVMPPDLMIYLRSSIPNLVNQIHNRGREYENSISIDYLSRLNERYEAWVHSYEKGKLLIIDVDKLNFVDNPEHLGEVINRIDAEIHGLF; translated from the coding sequence ATGCATATTGCGGTTGCCGGCAACATCGGCGCAGGGAAAACCACCCTAACCAAATTGCTTTCCAAACACTATCAGTGGGATGCGCATTTTGAAGATGTGGTGGACAACCCCTACCTGGATGATTTTTACACCCAGATGGAGCGGTGGAGTTTCAACCTGCAAATCTACTTCCTCAACAGCCGGTACCGGCAAATTCTGCGAATCCGCGAAAGCGGGAAGGACGTCATCCAGGACCGGACCATCTACGAGGACGCCCATATTTTTGCCCCGAACCTGCATGCGATGGGGCTGATGACCAACCGGGATTTCCAGAATTACACGAGTTTATTCGAACTGATGGAAACCCTGGTGATGCCGCCGGACCTGATGATCTACCTGCGCAGTTCCATCCCGAACCTGGTCAACCAGATCCACAACCGGGGGCGGGAATACGAAAATTCCATTTCCATCGACTACCTCAGCCGGCTCAACGAACGCTACGAGGCCTGGGTACACAGCTATGAAAAAGGCAAGTTGCTGATTATCGATGTCGACAAACTGAACTTTGTGGACAACCCGGAACACCTCGGGGAGGTCATCAACCGCATCGATGCGGAAATCCACGGGTTGTTCTAG
- a CDS encoding App1 family protein produces the protein MGWLGRKDPLQIVAFQSYGTKNRLYIRGRALEDETIDLAQKGIVKLLLNSWKRFETDEIRHTPLTIRLPDDRCFEVETGSDGYYLLDEQVDGLGKLVNREGWVHFEISFRTEKLSRPVLGENRFPGALMIPAVGAQYGVITDIDDTILHTGVTSYLKWQVIANTLFKGVERRLPLKGAPELYHRLHRGRDGQSANPVFYVSHSPWNLYRYLEFFLSNNRFPKGPILLRSMASFWKRKKQDVPQKRHEIENIFKTYPDMPFILIGDSGERDADIYLAIARQFPGRVLAIYLRSVRHTKRMQRVRDLIAENTHIPILLVDQSEEVIRHGESIGII, from the coding sequence ATGGGTTGGCTGGGGAGGAAAGACCCGCTGCAGATCGTGGCTTTCCAAAGCTACGGCACGAAAAACCGCCTGTATATCCGCGGACGGGCACTGGAGGATGAGACCATCGACCTGGCTCAGAAGGGGATCGTCAAACTCCTGCTGAACAGCTGGAAACGCTTTGAGACCGATGAAATCCGGCATACGCCATTGACCATCCGGCTCCCCGACGACCGCTGCTTTGAGGTGGAAACGGGTTCCGACGGGTATTATCTGCTGGACGAGCAGGTAGACGGACTCGGAAAACTGGTGAACCGGGAGGGCTGGGTACACTTTGAGATTTCGTTCCGCACCGAAAAGCTCTCCCGCCCGGTCCTGGGGGAAAACCGGTTTCCCGGGGCGCTGATGATCCCAGCCGTGGGCGCCCAATACGGGGTGATCACCGACATCGACGACACGATCCTGCACACCGGGGTAACGTCCTACCTGAAGTGGCAGGTTATTGCCAATACGCTATTCAAAGGGGTGGAAAGGCGCCTGCCGCTAAAGGGAGCCCCGGAACTCTACCACCGGCTGCACCGGGGTCGCGACGGCCAGAGTGCGAATCCCGTTTTTTATGTAAGCCACAGCCCCTGGAACCTGTATCGCTACCTGGAATTCTTCCTCAGCAATAACCGATTTCCAAAAGGTCCCATCCTCTTGCGGAGTATGGCCAGTTTCTGGAAGCGGAAGAAACAGGACGTGCCCCAGAAGCGGCACGAGATCGAGAATATTTTTAAAACCTACCCGGACATGCCGTTTATCCTGATAGGGGACAGCGGGGAGCGGGATGCGGATATCTACCTGGCCATTGCCCGGCAGTTTCCGGGGCGGGTACTGGCCATCTACCTGCGCAGTGTGCGGCACACCAAAAGGATGCAGCGCGTCCGGGACCTGATTGCCGAAAACACGCATATTCCCATATTACTGGTGGACCAGTCCGAGGAGGTGATCCGCCATGGGGAGTCGATCGGCATTATTTAG